From a single Lentisphaera profundi genomic region:
- a CDS encoding ABC transporter permease has product MKKLAPIIFFGLFLLIWESSIHIFKINPFVLPSPITVLKTCIEYKQDLFRASFNSGLVSLCGFLLSLIGGSLIAFFMSQSKVIENSIYPYAIFLQSVPIVAIAPIFILWFGAGTPSMILISFIISLFPIITAVTTGLTRIDSQVLELMNFYKASKWQIMCKIRIPSAIPNLITGAKTSAGLAVVGAIVGEYFTGLSGESRGLAYLIQSNQQNANYPYLFASSLCAALLGWIIFISVSICGDFILKRAHFDRKTP; this is encoded by the coding sequence ATGAAAAAACTAGCTCCCATAATTTTCTTTGGCCTCTTTTTACTTATTTGGGAAAGCAGCATTCACATCTTCAAGATCAATCCTTTTGTCTTGCCCTCTCCGATCACAGTACTAAAAACCTGCATCGAATATAAACAGGACTTATTTAGAGCAAGCTTTAATAGTGGCCTCGTCTCCTTATGTGGATTTTTGCTCTCTCTCATTGGAGGCTCCCTCATTGCTTTCTTTATGTCGCAATCCAAAGTCATCGAAAACAGCATTTATCCCTATGCTATTTTTTTACAATCAGTCCCGATTGTGGCAATCGCCCCCATTTTTATTCTTTGGTTTGGCGCCGGTACACCATCAATGATTTTGATCTCTTTTATCATTTCTCTTTTTCCCATCATTACTGCCGTCACTACTGGCCTCACCAGAATTGATAGCCAAGTACTGGAGCTCATGAATTTTTATAAAGCGAGCAAATGGCAAATCATGTGTAAAATCCGTATCCCTTCGGCCATCCCCAATCTGATTACTGGGGCAAAAACTTCCGCAGGTCTCGCAGTTGTCGGCGCCATTGTTGGAGAATATTTCACTGGCCTCAGCGGTGAATCTCGTGGGCTGGCCTACCTCATTCAAAGCAATCAGCAAAACGCCAACTACCCCTACCTCTTTGCTTCTAGCCTTTGTGCCGCACTGCTTGGCTGGATCATCTTTATTTCTGTCTCCATTTGTGGAGACTTCATTCTTAAACGCGCCCATTTTGATAGGAAAACACCATGA
- a CDS encoding ABC transporter substrate-binding protein, which yields MNKLMLLFSLLFLYSCKDETPKESELTKVKIKLNWFPEAEHGGYFHGLSSGIYEKAGLDVEIVDGGPGNPVETEVAIGRFEFGIANADKILAVRENGLKVVGLLAPYQTSPRCLIAHENESLESFADIAKANRLIINDTKPFYKYLVHKHPEIKKVQTVAYSQALFLGDLQSIMQGYINSEPLIIRDKSFQIKTLSLADLGYNPYASVLICSEQVIQEKPDLVKAMVQATQKAWLEYLQDPSSANKIILERNPELGATLKRSSALLPGMMNADPFGQMTPERWNTLAKQLHESGVLKSIPTDLKQAYNSSFLK from the coding sequence ATGAATAAACTTATGCTCCTCTTCAGTCTTCTGTTCCTCTATTCCTGTAAAGACGAGACTCCAAAAGAAAGCGAACTTACAAAAGTGAAAATTAAACTCAATTGGTTTCCCGAAGCAGAACATGGTGGTTATTTCCATGGTTTGAGTTCCGGTATCTATGAAAAGGCTGGCCTCGATGTAGAAATCGTTGATGGTGGTCCTGGCAATCCCGTTGAGACGGAAGTGGCGATTGGACGTTTTGAATTCGGCATTGCTAATGCGGATAAAATCCTTGCCGTTCGTGAAAATGGTCTGAAAGTTGTAGGCTTACTTGCCCCCTATCAAACTTCACCGCGCTGTCTCATTGCCCACGAAAACGAAAGCCTCGAAAGTTTTGCGGATATCGCAAAAGCGAATCGCCTGATCATCAACGATACCAAGCCCTTTTATAAATACTTGGTCCATAAACATCCAGAAATAAAAAAAGTTCAAACTGTCGCTTATAGCCAGGCACTTTTCCTCGGCGATTTACAAAGTATCATGCAAGGCTATATCAATAGTGAGCCCCTCATCATCCGCGACAAAAGCTTCCAAATCAAAACCCTCTCTCTTGCAGATCTAGGTTATAATCCCTATGCTTCGGTACTCATCTGCAGTGAACAAGTCATCCAAGAAAAGCCTGACTTAGTTAAAGCGATGGTGCAAGCCACTCAAAAAGCTTGGCTCGAATACTTGCAAGATCCTAGCTCGGCCAATAAAATCATCCTCGAACGCAACCCCGAACTTGGCGCTACGCTTAAGCGAAGTTCTGCACTGCTTCCAGGCATGATGAATGCTGACCCCTTTGGTCAAATGACTCCCGAACGTTGGAATACGCTTGCAAAACAGCTCCACGAATCTGGCGTGCTAAAATCTATTCCTACAGATCTCAAGCAAGCCTATAACAGTAGCTTTCTTAAATAG
- a CDS encoding potassium channel family protein — MDKTIYTKNKYIWLLSSLGIFLFLAPFRATDFPGAEFFSSIAYSCILGTAIFTCRKEKHLLAISAVLSFPAVISYWVHSNHLYSSPEILLISGSLFYTFYIFIITREVLRIDHSLYNKLAASLCTYLMIGIAFTYFYTLLELKHPGSFSFPETRVLMELNKESGLPHMFDLMYHSFVTLSTLGYGDIHPRDGLSRMLCITEALIGQIYLVVIVAGIISSASNSHFHLKAKKNKE, encoded by the coding sequence ATGGATAAAACAATTTACACAAAAAATAAATATATCTGGCTACTCAGTAGTTTAGGGATCTTTCTGTTTCTTGCTCCTTTCAGAGCAACTGACTTTCCTGGCGCAGAATTCTTTTCCAGTATCGCCTATTCATGCATCTTGGGAACGGCCATTTTTACGTGTCGAAAAGAAAAACATTTATTGGCCATTTCTGCTGTCCTCAGTTTCCCCGCGGTGATATCTTATTGGGTTCACTCCAACCATCTCTATAGTTCACCCGAAATATTATTAATCTCTGGTTCACTTTTCTACACTTTTTATATTTTCATCATTACCCGTGAAGTTTTACGCATAGATCATTCACTCTACAACAAATTAGCGGCTAGTTTGTGTACCTATTTAATGATTGGCATTGCCTTTACCTATTTCTATACTTTGCTTGAATTAAAGCACCCGGGTTCTTTTTCGTTCCCCGAAACAAGGGTTTTAATGGAACTGAACAAGGAATCTGGACTCCCCCACATGTTCGATTTAATGTATCATAGCTTTGTGACTCTCTCCACTCTTGGTTATGGTGATATCCATCCACGCGATGGCCTCTCTCGTATGCTCTGTATCACCGAAGCCTTAATTGGTCAGATCTATCTCGTCGTCATTGTTGCTGGTATTATTAGTTCGGCTAGTAATAGCCATTTTCATTTAAAGGCTAAAAAGAATAAAGAATGA
- a CDS encoding cation:proton antiporter family protein, which produces MSAIIWLGIAFFFGTLAKIIKLPPLIGYLAAGFLLPVIGFDDRDALNQFADLGVTLLLFTIGLKLKVSNLLKVPIWATGLGHMALITVAMSGLIFLLSATGLSHLSGLDLKAIVLIGFALSFSSTVFVVKVLEEKGAMNSFYGTLAVGILIIQDGAAVIYLAASTGEVPSPWALALLVGLYPIYLLMKKFLNFIQQGELLLLFGLLIALGGAVLFDSFGIKGDLGALILGIMLAKHKYATNLAKELFNFKDLFLVGFFLSIGLNGLPDSNIIIIAIILSLVLPLKAGLFFLLLTKFRVTSRTAILSSALLFNYSEFGLIVAKVGVDTQVLSPEWLTIIALSLAISFLYASPISANTEKLIAFTISKAKKFESKIRLPEETIIDPGDVNIIIIGLGRLGTGAYDEFVSQGVDKIVGFDNDSSVVKRHLKNNRHAILANSVDPDFWERFCINHPSIYMVLLSMPQTSNNLFAAQQLRSNKFSGKIFATVKYKEDEQLLKENGVDYIFNFYTSAGAGFASESLSVFPKKEGSMELCAENII; this is translated from the coding sequence ATGAGTGCTATTATTTGGTTGGGTATTGCCTTCTTTTTTGGAACCCTTGCAAAAATCATTAAACTCCCACCACTCATAGGCTACTTAGCTGCAGGTTTTCTGTTACCAGTCATCGGCTTTGATGATCGTGATGCGCTCAATCAATTTGCCGATCTCGGCGTCACCCTACTACTCTTCACCATTGGCCTGAAACTCAAAGTTAGCAATCTACTAAAAGTACCTATTTGGGCTACAGGCTTAGGTCACATGGCTTTAATTACCGTCGCTATGTCAGGCTTAATATTTTTACTCTCTGCCACCGGCCTCAGCCACTTGAGTGGCCTAGACCTTAAGGCCATTGTGCTCATCGGCTTTGCCTTAAGTTTTTCGAGCACCGTTTTTGTCGTTAAGGTACTCGAAGAAAAAGGGGCGATGAATTCCTTTTACGGCACCCTGGCTGTTGGGATTTTAATTATCCAAGATGGTGCCGCTGTCATTTATCTAGCCGCATCGACGGGCGAGGTCCCTTCTCCCTGGGCCTTGGCACTCTTAGTTGGACTCTACCCCATTTATCTGCTCATGAAAAAGTTTTTAAACTTTATTCAACAGGGTGAACTCTTACTTTTATTCGGCTTACTCATTGCCCTTGGCGGGGCTGTTTTATTTGACTCCTTTGGCATCAAAGGAGATCTAGGAGCACTGATCCTTGGCATCATGCTTGCCAAACATAAATACGCTACTAACCTTGCCAAAGAACTCTTTAATTTTAAAGATCTCTTTCTCGTGGGATTCTTCCTTTCCATTGGCCTCAATGGCTTACCCGATTCAAATATCATTATTATTGCAATCATACTCTCATTAGTACTTCCATTGAAAGCCGGTCTCTTCTTCCTTCTACTCACCAAATTCAGGGTCACTAGCCGTACTGCAATCCTCTCATCTGCCTTGCTCTTTAATTATTCTGAGTTTGGACTCATTGTGGCTAAAGTCGGCGTCGACACCCAAGTTCTCTCGCCAGAATGGCTCACTATCATTGCCCTTTCTCTCGCCATCAGTTTTCTCTATGCCTCTCCTATTTCCGCTAATACTGAAAAATTAATTGCTTTTACCATCAGCAAAGCAAAAAAATTCGAGTCTAAAATACGCCTCCCCGAAGAAACAATTATCGATCCTGGAGATGTCAATATTATTATCATTGGGCTAGGTCGTCTTGGAACAGGTGCTTACGATGAATTCGTCAGTCAAGGCGTCGATAAAATAGTCGGCTTTGACAATGATTCCTCAGTAGTGAAGCGCCACTTGAAAAACAATCGACATGCTATATTGGCCAACTCAGTCGATCCCGATTTCTGGGAACGATTCTGTATTAATCACCCTTCCATCTACATGGTTTTACTCAGTATGCCACAGACCTCAAATAACCTATTTGCCGCTCAACAATTACGCTCAAATAAATTTAGTGGTAAAATTTTTGCCACTGTGAAATACAAAGAAGATGAACAGTTACTCAAAGAGAACGGCGTTGACTACATCTTCAATTTCTATACTTCTGCAGGCGCTGGCTTTGCGAGCGAATCACTTTCCGTTTTCCCAAAAAAGGAAGGCTCCATGGAGCTTTGTGCTGAAAACATCATCTAA
- a CDS encoding ABC transporter ATP-binding protein, producing the protein MSVKLKKVCKSFGELQVLEDISLEIVPGEIVSIIGASGCGKSTLLRVIAGLEDSDSGSVLIDPELEHSRSFVFQDPLLLDWRKLEANISLPLEITAPQEKSKETLLQEVLALTNLCEHRQKYPHELSGGMRMRASLARALITQPKLIFLDEPFGALDEMTREKLNLEIQQIHQQKPSTIILVTHNLSEAVFMSHRIFVMGLNSGRIEAEITVDQNFPREASFFNENLFQEKLCEVRQVLREAER; encoded by the coding sequence ATGAGTGTTAAATTAAAAAAAGTTTGCAAGAGCTTTGGCGAGTTGCAGGTACTCGAGGATATCTCTCTCGAAATTGTTCCTGGCGAAATCGTCTCGATTATTGGAGCTTCTGGCTGTGGTAAATCCACTTTGCTGCGTGTCATTGCGGGTCTAGAGGACAGCGATTCCGGTTCAGTTCTTATTGATCCCGAGCTAGAGCATTCCCGTAGTTTTGTTTTTCAGGATCCGCTACTGCTCGATTGGCGTAAACTAGAAGCCAATATTTCTCTACCGTTAGAAATTACCGCCCCTCAAGAAAAATCCAAAGAAACTCTGCTTCAGGAAGTTCTTGCACTCACAAATTTATGCGAACATCGCCAAAAGTATCCTCACGAACTCTCGGGCGGAATGCGCATGCGAGCGTCCTTAGCACGAGCACTCATCACTCAACCAAAACTCATTTTTCTGGATGAGCCCTTTGGCGCCTTAGATGAAATGACTCGCGAAAAACTGAATTTAGAGATTCAGCAAATTCATCAGCAAAAACCCTCCACCATTATTCTCGTCACTCACAATCTCAGCGAAGCTGTCTTCATGAGCCACCGGATTTTTGTTATGGGTCTGAATTCAGGTAGAATTGAAGCTGAGATCACTGTTGACCAAAATTTTCCTCGTGAGGCTAGCTTTTTCAATGAAAACTTATTCCAAGAAAAACTTTGCGAAGTCCGCCAAGTGCTTAGGGAGGCTGAGCGATGA
- the mnmC gene encoding bifunctional tRNA (5-methylaminomethyl-2-thiouridine)(34)-methyltransferase MnmD/FAD-dependent 5-carboxymethylaminomethyl-2-thiouridine(34) oxidoreductase MnmC has translation MNSADNTWTFTEGGTLYSEKFADTYFMDECGLEESRSIFLEGNNFSERLETAEELIVGETGFGTGLNFLAAWDAWRQSSKTCRLIFFSCELYPLEKSLHKKALEPYGELAELAKKLLERLPKTKQGFHLIDFEEGQVQLLLMFGDVKETFKECSLKADAWFLDGFAPSGNPEMWNEDVFRLLANHSKEGTTLATFTAAGFVRRGLADAGFEMKKVPGFRGKRHRLDGKFEPGTRRFAKLELPWYSHQKQTPKHKPVIIGAGIAGTSIAREFKRKNIESIIIDTAGEVATAASGNRRGMIMPLFTMHGNHQEMLTVCGAEYSLQTLKDLDITVDTGALELDKDGENTELYKNAEARHGSEYISVDKQSTYAQQALRMQQSAVIDPLAICQRFFDESGAELIKAEVIKIESKQDLWMIHLSDNSILETDTLIIAAGTSTANLVESIYGESILNLSSLRGQLAYIKGKDLAGFPDLPNMYGDKYLLKDGNDFLLGATFQEDDEDTSLRESDFAELAESLKKLLPDFEGEPEFCGGRTAFRCKSKDYLPVVGPMPDLAYFQETYGGNKRTHAASRLAEAKYMPGLFVASGFGSRGFTTAPLCARMLVEEICHGRTFFPADFRRHLHPAKFTIRKLRRG, from the coding sequence ATGAATTCTGCAGATAATACTTGGACTTTTACTGAAGGCGGAACACTCTATTCGGAGAAGTTTGCGGATACTTACTTTATGGATGAATGTGGCTTGGAAGAAAGTCGCAGCATTTTTCTTGAAGGTAATAATTTTAGTGAACGCCTCGAAACTGCAGAAGAATTGATTGTTGGCGAAACGGGTTTCGGCACGGGCTTAAATTTTTTAGCGGCATGGGATGCTTGGCGTCAATCTTCCAAGACTTGCCGACTTATCTTTTTTTCCTGTGAACTTTACCCTCTTGAAAAGAGTCTACACAAAAAAGCACTAGAGCCCTATGGTGAACTTGCGGAACTCGCCAAAAAACTTTTGGAGCGTCTTCCCAAAACAAAGCAGGGCTTTCACCTCATTGATTTTGAAGAAGGGCAGGTTCAACTGCTATTGATGTTTGGTGATGTCAAAGAAACTTTTAAAGAATGCTCACTCAAAGCGGATGCTTGGTTTTTGGATGGTTTTGCCCCCTCAGGAAATCCTGAGATGTGGAATGAAGATGTGTTTCGTCTCTTGGCCAATCATTCAAAAGAGGGTACAACCCTAGCGACTTTTACGGCAGCAGGTTTTGTACGCAGAGGTTTAGCAGACGCAGGTTTTGAGATGAAAAAAGTACCCGGTTTTCGAGGCAAGCGTCATCGACTTGATGGAAAGTTTGAGCCAGGGACAAGACGTTTTGCCAAATTAGAATTGCCTTGGTATAGCCATCAAAAGCAAACACCGAAGCATAAGCCCGTCATTATTGGTGCGGGAATTGCGGGTACGAGTATTGCTAGGGAATTTAAGCGAAAAAATATAGAGTCAATCATAATTGACACTGCAGGTGAAGTGGCCACGGCAGCATCAGGTAATCGCCGAGGTATGATTATGCCTCTATTTACCATGCATGGAAATCATCAGGAAATGTTGACTGTGTGCGGAGCTGAATATTCTTTACAAACTTTAAAAGACCTGGATATTACGGTAGATACGGGCGCACTTGAGTTGGATAAAGATGGTGAAAATACTGAGCTTTATAAAAATGCTGAGGCACGTCATGGCAGTGAATACATTTCAGTGGATAAACAGAGTACATACGCACAACAAGCTTTGCGTATGCAGCAATCCGCAGTAATTGATCCCCTTGCTATCTGCCAAAGATTTTTTGATGAATCAGGAGCTGAATTAATCAAGGCTGAAGTTATCAAAATTGAGAGCAAGCAAGATCTTTGGATGATACATTTAAGTGATAATTCAATTCTTGAAACCGATACGCTTATTATTGCGGCGGGGACAAGCACGGCGAATCTAGTGGAAAGCATCTATGGCGAATCGATCCTTAATTTATCGAGTCTCCGTGGTCAGTTGGCTTACATTAAAGGCAAGGACTTGGCAGGTTTTCCTGATTTGCCCAATATGTATGGAGATAAATACCTGCTTAAGGATGGGAATGACTTTTTGCTTGGTGCAACTTTTCAAGAAGATGATGAAGATACTAGCTTACGAGAGAGTGATTTTGCGGAGCTCGCAGAATCTTTGAAGAAGCTGCTACCAGATTTTGAAGGCGAGCCAGAGTTTTGCGGTGGTCGTACCGCTTTTCGCTGTAAATCAAAAGATTACCTTCCGGTGGTCGGGCCAATGCCGGATCTCGCTTATTTCCAAGAAACTTATGGGGGCAATAAGAGGACTCATGCAGCCTCTCGCTTAGCCGAAGCGAAATATATGCCAGGACTCTTTGTCGCCAGTGGCTTTGGTTCTCGTGGTTTTACGACTGCACCGCTTTGTGCTCGTATGCTTGTGGAAGAAATTTGCCATGGGCGAACATTCTTTCCTGCAGATTTTCGCCGTCACTTACATCCGGCTAAATTCACCATACGCAAACTTCGCCGCGGTTAA
- a CDS encoding potassium/proton antiporter: MTVEIGILILGILLLAAVFSSKLADRFGVPALLFFLGVGMLAGSEGIGGVEFDSPQIMQAIGSSALMVILFAGGLETSWKNVRPVLAQGVVLSTVGVLVPMLLLASFAWFMLGTYTTFELGTGGLSWTEALLLAAIVSSTDAAAVFSVFRTSKIQPRPHLRSILELESGSNDPMAILLTTTIIGVIMGTSGSVPSIIGGLLIQILFGGIVGGIVGWLGMKLINRMTLSANGLYPILALAFGCLAFGLSDVSGGNSYLSVYIAGLVLGNGIKKRKTEILSFHDGLDSLMQIVMFIMLGLLVYPSQLLPVAGVSITIALFLMFVARPLSVFLCLSPFKMKKNEKLYISWVGLRGSVPIMLATLPAMYGLEDAAMIFNVIFFIVLTSVFIQGLTLVPAAKWLKVTKD; encoded by the coding sequence ATGACGGTTGAAATTGGTATTTTGATACTAGGCATACTGTTACTTGCGGCAGTTTTTTCGAGTAAATTGGCCGATCGTTTCGGTGTTCCAGCACTATTATTTTTTCTTGGGGTGGGAATGCTTGCTGGATCAGAAGGTATTGGGGGCGTGGAGTTCGATAGTCCCCAAATAATGCAGGCAATTGGTTCGTCCGCTTTAATGGTGATACTGTTTGCAGGTGGACTAGAGACTAGTTGGAAAAATGTACGGCCGGTGTTAGCTCAGGGAGTCGTTCTATCAACTGTTGGTGTTTTAGTACCGATGTTACTACTTGCATCCTTCGCCTGGTTCATGCTAGGGACCTATACTACTTTTGAGTTGGGAACAGGTGGTTTATCCTGGACGGAGGCTCTTTTACTGGCGGCCATTGTCTCTTCAACAGACGCCGCTGCAGTATTCTCAGTATTCCGTACAAGTAAGATTCAGCCACGGCCTCATTTAAGAAGTATACTGGAATTGGAATCCGGAAGTAATGACCCCATGGCCATATTACTGACGACGACAATTATAGGGGTTATAATGGGGACTAGCGGTTCAGTTCCGAGCATTATCGGGGGCTTATTGATACAAATTCTGTTTGGAGGAATCGTCGGCGGAATAGTTGGTTGGCTTGGTATGAAATTGATCAATAGAATGACGCTTTCAGCAAATGGACTCTATCCAATTTTGGCACTAGCTTTTGGTTGTCTAGCTTTTGGTTTGTCTGATGTGAGTGGTGGAAACAGCTATCTTTCCGTTTATATTGCAGGATTAGTTTTGGGCAACGGAATCAAAAAACGCAAAACTGAAATTTTGAGCTTTCATGATGGTCTTGACTCACTGATGCAGATTGTAATGTTTATCATGCTGGGGTTGCTGGTTTATCCTAGTCAGTTACTGCCTGTAGCAGGGGTCTCAATTACAATCGCTCTGTTTCTTATGTTTGTCGCACGACCTCTGAGTGTTTTTCTTTGTTTAAGTCCCTTCAAAATGAAAAAAAATGAGAAACTATATATTTCTTGGGTGGGTCTTCGTGGGTCAGTTCCAATTATGCTCGCGACGCTACCCGCTATGTATGGTCTAGAAGATGCAGCTATGATTTTTAATGTGATTTTTTTCATTGTCTTAACATCGGTTTTCATTCAGGGGCTCACACTTGTTCCGGCAGCAAAATGGCTAAAAGTAACGAAAGATTAG